A region from the Henckelia pumila isolate YLH828 unplaced genomic scaffold, ASM3356847v2 CTG_517:::fragment_1, whole genome shotgun sequence genome encodes:
- the LOC140872953 gene encoding protein FAR1-RELATED SEQUENCE 7-like: MNLELLGNIMTVRTKPSPLVNGHRNDGESKMEPYVGLEFDSAEEAQEFYNIYASQVGFKIRTGQLYRSRVDGAIISRKFVCSKEGFQTNSRTGCPAFIRVQKVDSGKWVLANIKKEHNHAFEVSGEVSPPQVERKSFPTPRSSAGGARRTGIRSYENDDLSDVDVKRQKSEGMDEYVGSSCEPYKGLEFISANEAYKFYNTFAATAGFKVRIGQLFRSKHDGSITSRRFVCSKEGRQHPSRVGCGAYMRIQRQESGRWVVDRLQKEHNHEFGNLTAPSGPVTVASKGYREEGSSCLENLDLVETNGGLSLVKRVHESKIGTDWYNMLLEYFQSRQSEDTGFFYSVEIRDGKGMNIFWADSRSRFSCAQFGDAIVFDTTYRRSNYLVPFASFVGVNHHRQPVLLGCALIADESEESFTWIFKAWLKAMLGRRPLSVIADQDTNIQRAIAQVFAGTHHRFSAWQILVKEKENLGALLSMNTEFKYEYETCIFQSQTASEFDSAWNMIMNKYNLRENAWLKEMYRMRKSWVPLYVKGTFFAGIPVDGSLKLYFGTLLTAETPLNEFVVRYEKALENCREEERKEDFNSYNLQAVLHTKDPIEEQCRSLYTVTMFKIFQKELLECYSYVGIKINVEGAINRYLVQKCGNGDERNTIAFNSSNLNISCSCRMFEFEGVLCRHALKVFQIMNIKELPSRYILHRWSKNAKYGILRDADSGGDLQDLKPLMLWSLREEARNYIEAGVASLERYKLAFEIMQEGRRNFCWQN, encoded by the coding sequence ATGAATTTGGAGTTGCTGGGAAATATCATGACTGTCAGGACAAAGCCATCACCTCTAGTTAATGGGCATCGGAATGATGGAGAATCTAAGATGGAACCTTATGTGGGGTTAGAGTTTGATTCGGCTGAAGAAGCACAAGAATTTTACAATATCTATGCTAGTCAAGTGGGGTTCAAAATCAGGACCGGGCAGCTTTATAGGTCCAGAGTTGATGGTGCTATCATTTCCCGGAAATTTGTGTGTTCGAAGGAGGGATTTCAGACAAACTCACGAACTGGTTGTCCGGCTTTCATAAGAGTGCAGAAGGTTGATTCTGGGAAATGGGTCTTAGCTAATATAAAGAAGGAACATAATCATGCATTTGAAGTCTCTGGAGAAGTTAGTCCACCACAGGTAGAGAGGAAGAGTTTTCCAACTCCACGATCATCAGCAGGTGGAGCTAGAAGGACAGGAATCAGATCATATGAGAATGATGATCTATCTGATGTTGATGTAAAAAGGCAAAAGAGTGAAGGAATGGATGAATATGTAGGGTCCTCTTGTGAACCTTACAAAGGTCTTGAATTCATTTCTGCCAATGAAGCGTACAAATTCTACAACACTTTTGCTGCTACTGCTGGGTTCAAAGTAAGGATCGGCCAATTATTCCGCTCTAAACATGATGGATCAATCACATCTCGAAGATTTGTGTGCTCAAAGGAAGGGCGTCAGCATCCTTCAAGGGTTGGCTGTGGAGCATACATGAGAATTCAAAGACAAGAATCAGGAAGGTGGGTGGTTGATCGTCTTCAGAAAGAACACAATCATGAATTTGGCAATCTGACAGCTCCTAGTGGACCAGTGACTGTGGCATCAAAGGGATACAGAGAGGAAGGAAGCAGTTGTTTGGAAAACTTGGATTTGGTTGAAACAAATGGAGGCCTCAGCCTTGTCAAACGAGTTCATGAAAGCAAAATTGGAACTGACTGGTATAATATGCTTCTTGAATACTTTCAATCTCGGCAATCTGAAGATACAGGGTTCTTTTACTCTGTGGAAATCCGTGATGGCAAAGGTATGAATATTTTCTGGGCTGATTCACGATCTAGGTTTTCCTGTGCGCAGTTTGGAGATGCAATTGTATTTGATACAACATATAGGAGAAGTAATTATTTGGTTCCATTTGCTTCATTTGTTGGTGTCAACCATCATCGTCAACCAGTTCTTCTTGGTTGTGCTTTAATTGCCGATGAATCCGAGGAGTCGTTTACTTGGATCTTTAAGGCTTGGCTTAAAGCAATGTTGGGACGTCGCCCTTTGTCAGTAATAGCCGATCAGGACACAAACATTCAACGTGCAATTGCACAAGTTTTTGCTGGGACACATCATCGATTTTCTGCCTGGCAAATTCTCGTTAAAGAGAAGGAGAATTTGGGTGCATTACTCTCCATGAATACCGAGTTCAAATATGAATATGAAACTTGCATTTTCCAAAGTCAGACGGCCAGTGAATTTGATTCTGCTTGGAACATGattatgaataaatataatctgAGAGAGAATGCATGGCTTAAAGAGATGTATAGAATGCGTAAAAGTTGGGTTCCCTTGTACGTAAAGGGAACGTTCTTTGCTGGAATCCCAGTGGATGGAAGCTTAAAGTTGTATTTCGGTACACTTTTGACTGCAGAAACACCTCTGAATGAATTTGTTGTGAGGTATGAGAAAGCTCTGGAAAATTGCCGTGAAGAGGAAAGAAAGGAAGATTTCAACTCATATAATTTGCAAGCAGTTTTGCACACCAAAGACCCAATAGAAGAGCAATGTAGAAGTCTTTACACAGTCACAATGTTCAAAATTTTTCAGAAGGAGCTTCTGGAATGCTACAGTTATGTTGGAATAAAGATAAATGTTGAAGGAGCCATTAATAGATATCTTGTGCAAAAGTGTGGAAATGGTGATGAGAGGAACACCATCGCCTTTAATTCATCGAATCTGAATATCAGTTGCAGCTGTAGAATGTTTGAATTTGAAGGTGTTCTTTGTAGGCATGCTCTGAAGGTGTTccaaataatgaatataaaggAGCTTCCATCTCGCTATATCTTGCATCGATGGAGTAAAAATGCAAAATATGGTATACTAAGAGATGCTGATTCAGGAGGTGACCTGCAAGATCTTAAACCTTTGATGCTGTGGAGTTTAAGAGAAGAGGCTCGGAATTATATCGAAGCTGGAGTTGCATCTTTAGAAAGATACAAACTTGCTTTTGAGATCATGCAGGAGGGTAGAAGGAATTTCTGTTGGCAGAACTAG